The genomic interval CGTGGTGTCCGAGAGCGTGCGCAGTCGGCTGGTGGCGTTCGTCGCGAGCGGACGCGAGCTCGTCGTCACCTACTTCTCGGGCATCGTCGACGAGCACGACCGGGTGTGGCTCGGTGGTTATCCCGGCGCCCTGCGTGATCTGCTCGGCGTCCTGGTGGAGGAGTTCGCACCGCTCCTTCCCGACCAGCGGACGGCCCTGTCCAACGGGGCGACAGCTCGGGTGTGGACCGAACGCGTGCGACTGGCGGATGAGTCGGTCACGGTGCTCGCCACATATACGGACGGCGATCTCGAGGGGGCACCGGCGATCACCCGCCGGCGGGTCGACGGCGGCGGGGCGACCTACGTCGCGTCCGACCTCGGTGCAGACGGTGTGCGGATGGTGCTGAGCGGATTGAGCGCCGACATCCCCGCTCTTCAGGGCGACGTCCGCGCCGCGGCCGGCGCGCTCGAGATCGTCGTGAGAGCCGACGAGCGGTCCGAGTACTGCTTCCGGATCAACCGCACCGACGCGGATGTCTCGAGTCCGCTGCGGGGCGGTATTCCCCTGATCGAGGGCGATTCCGACGAGTCCGACGTCAGGGTTCCGGCCCGAGGGGTCGTGGTCACCCGAGCGGCTCTGGGCCGATGAAGCCCGCTGACCGCGGTCGATCGATCCACGGAGAACGGGTGCTGAGAGCGAGACGAAACTGTGTCTTGCACGACGACAGACCCCGGGGTATGGTTGCCGTCACGAGTTAAGTTGACGGTTAGGTTAACTGGTAGGCAGGTCGCGATGAAGCGGCGCAACGAACGCGAAGAGGCGGACGGATGTCCTTGAAAGAAGCAGCACCGCAGCGGCGCTCTTCGAAAGAAGAAGAACCGCAGCAGCGGCGCATCTCGCTGTGGCGCAGGTTCACGAGCAGCAGGATGCTGCTGCTCATGTGCCTGCCGGCGATCGCGTTCTTCGTCATCTTCAACTACGCCCCGATGCCAGGCATCTGGATCGCGTTCACGAACTTCAACTATCGGGACGGGATCTTCGGCAGCCCGTTCGTCGGCTTCAAGAACTTCGAGTTCCTGATCAAATCCGGCCAGCTGTGGCTGCTCACGCGCAACACGGTGCTCTACAACCTCGCGTTCATCGTGCTGGGGAACATCCTCGCGATCACCTTCGCGGTCATGCTCAACGAGATCCGGCTGAAGTACTTCAAGAAGATCACGCAGAGCATCATGTTCCTGCCGTACTTCATCTCGGTCGTGCTCGTCGGCGTCATCGCGTTCAACCTGCTCAACTACGACAACGGCGCACTCAACGGCATCATCGAAGGCGCTGGCGGCGAGCCGATCAAGGTCTACAGCACGCCGGGCGCGTGGCCGGGCATCATCACGTTGACCCATCTCTGGCAGAGCACCGGCTACGGCACCATCGTCTACTTCGCCGCGATCATGGGCATCGACCGGGTGCTGTTCGAAGCAGCGGCCATCGACGGCGCGACGGCCTGGCAGCGCATCCGGTATGTGATCCTGCCGAGCCTCAAGCCGATCTTCGTGATCCTGCTGCTGTTCGCGCTGGGCGGCATCATGCACGGCAACTTCGGGCTCTTCTGGAACCTCGTCGGCAACAACGCGGCGCTGTTCCAGACCACCGACATCATCGAGACATCCGTGTATCGCATGGTGATGTCGCAGAACAACTTCACGACGTCCACAGCCGTGGGCCTCTACCAGTCGATATTCGGGTTCGCGATCGTGATCACCGCGAACTGGATCGTCCGGAGGATGAACCCCGATTATGCTCTCTTCTGATTTCGGCAGCGTGGCGGTGACCGAGACCGTCAGCAAATCGACCCGGCGGCGTGCGACGGTCGCGGCGGAGCGCACCCGCGCGATCAAGCTCGACAAGAGCGACCGTGTCATCCGAGGGGTCTCGTACTTCGCGATCACGATCTTCACGGCGATGTGCCTGCTGCCGTTCATCCTCATCGTGTCCGCCTCGTTCTCGAGCGAGTCCGAGATCATGAAGAGCGGGTTCGGGCTGCTCCCGAAGGGCTTCACCTTCACCGCATACGAATACATCTTCCGGGCGCCGCGACAGATCATCGGCTCGTACGTCGTCACTGTCGTGATGACCGTCGCGGGCACGGCGATCGGCTTGTTCATCATCGCCATGACGGGGTTCGCGCTGTATCGACAGGACTTCCGCCTGCGCAACTACATCGCGTTCTTCATCTACTTCACGACGCTGTTCTCGGCGGGCCTCGCACCCACCTTCCTGTGGATCGGGCGAGACCTCGGGCTGCGCGGAAACTACCTGGCGGTCTTCCTTCCGCTCCTCATGACGCCGTGGCTCATCATCCTGATGAAGAACTTCATGCGCACCATCCCCTACGAGATCATCGAGTCGGGGAAGATCGACGGCGCCGGCGACTTCCGGATCTTCGTTCAGCTGGCGCTGCCCATGATGAAGCCCGCGCTGGCGACGGTCGGTCTGTTCCTCGCCCTCGGCTACTGGAACGAGTGGTACCTGTCATCGCTCTATCTGGGCAGCACGGTCGAGTTCA from Microbacterium pumilum carries:
- a CDS encoding ABC transporter permease, producing MSLKEAAPQRRSSKEEEPQQRRISLWRRFTSSRMLLLMCLPAIAFFVIFNYAPMPGIWIAFTNFNYRDGIFGSPFVGFKNFEFLIKSGQLWLLTRNTVLYNLAFIVLGNILAITFAVMLNEIRLKYFKKITQSIMFLPYFISVVLVGVIAFNLLNYDNGALNGIIEGAGGEPIKVYSTPGAWPGIITLTHLWQSTGYGTIVYFAAIMGIDRVLFEAAAIDGATAWQRIRYVILPSLKPIFVILLLFALGGIMHGNFGLFWNLVGNNAALFQTTDIIETSVYRMVMSQNNFTTSTAVGLYQSIFGFAIVITANWIVRRMNPDYALF
- a CDS encoding carbohydrate ABC transporter permease yields the protein MLSSDFGSVAVTETVSKSTRRRATVAAERTRAIKLDKSDRVIRGVSYFAITIFTAMCLLPFILIVSASFSSESEIMKSGFGLLPKGFTFTAYEYIFRAPRQIIGSYVVTVVMTVAGTAIGLFIIAMTGFALYRQDFRLRNYIAFFIYFTTLFSAGLAPTFLWIGRDLGLRGNYLAVFLPLLMTPWLIILMKNFMRTIPYEIIESGKIDGAGDFRIFVQLALPMMKPALATVGLFLALGYWNEWYLSSLYLGSTVEFKPLQYYLYNVINTANALRNSVAGSNVSITDLPSNTLKMASAVVATLPILFVYPFVQKYFVSGITVGAVKG